The proteins below are encoded in one region of Rhododendron vialii isolate Sample 1 chromosome 7a, ASM3025357v1:
- the LOC131333691 gene encoding uncharacterized protein LOC131333691 isoform X4: MASTPKKRPKPTTNKHHKSPSSPSHTLLIKEPPPNLFPSASEFLRLIAVVAIAASVAFACNYVVSFLNRQPNPFCDSNADFDYSLSDSCEPCPSNGECYEGKLECAHGYRKHGKLCVEDGEINETAKKLIQEDKLWNDLDEFKLKENQGLDGPIYMYAKKRAIEMVGELLETRKNDEGVKEMKCPDLLVEYYKPITCHVQQWIAKHAFILVPLCALLIGSIWLWLKVQRRCYLSTRAGNLYHQVCEILEEHALVARSLNGEGEPWVVASWLRDHLLLPKERKDMTIWQKVEELVQEDSRLDQYPKLVKGESKVVWEWQVEGSLSSSKKRKKAEESKLKLSEGITPSLNQQNYGLKGGDWVNSFRAKQEAPSLHN; this comes from the exons ATGGCTTCCACTCCCAAAAAGCGGCCAAAACCCACAACCAACAAACACCACAAatctccttcttctccttcacATACCCTCCTCATTAAGGAACCCCCGCCGAACTTGTTTCCATCAGCGTCCGAGTTCTTAAGACTCATCGCCGTCGTTGCCATCGCCGCTTCCGTCGCCTTCGCCTGCAACTACGTGGTTTCGTTCCTGAATCGGCAGCCGAATCCCTTCTGCGACAGCAATGCGGATTTCGATTATTCTCTCTCCG attcCTGTGAGCCTTGTCCAAGCAATGGAGAGTGTTACGAAGGGAAGTTGGAATGTGCTCATGGATATAGAAAGCATGGGAAGCTATGTGTAGAAGATGGAGAAATAAATGAAACAGCTAAGAAACTT ATTCAGGAGGATAAGTTATGGAATGATTTAGACGAATTCAAGTTGAAGGAGAATCAGGGCTTGGATGGCcccatatatatgtatgcaaAGAAAAGAGCAATAGAGATGGTTGGTGAATTGTTGGAGACGAGGAAAAATGATGAAGG GGTCAAGGAAATGAAGTGTCCAGATTTGCTAGTCGAGTACTACAAACCAATAACCTGTCATGTCCAGCAGTGGATCGCCAAACATGCTTTTATTTTAGTGCCACTTTGTGCATTG CTCATTGGAAGCATATGGTTATGGTTGAAAGTTCAACGGAGATGTTATCTATCAACTAGAGCTGGAAACCTTTACCACCAG GTTTGCGAGATACTTGAAGAGCATGCTTTGGTTGCCAGGAGTTTAAATGGTGAGGGTGAACCTTGGGTTGTTGCTTCATGGTTAAGAGATCATCTTTTGTTGCCTAAAGAAAGGAAGGACATGACCATATGGCAAAAG GTTgaggagttggttcaggaagaTTCTCGTTTAGATCAGTACCCAAAACTGGTGAAGGGTGAATCTAAAGTGGTGTGGGAATGGCAAG TTGAAGGCTCTTTGAGCTCttcaaagaagagaaagaaggcCGAGGAAAGCAAACTGAAGTTGAGCGAAGGCATTACACCATCTTTGAATCAGCAAAACTATGGATTGAAAGGTGGTGATTGGGTAAACAG TTTTCGGGCAAAACAAGAGGCACCATCCTTACATAACTGA
- the LOC131333691 gene encoding uncharacterized protein LOC131333691 isoform X2, with the protein MASTPKKRPKPTTNKHHKSPSSPSHTLLIKEPPPNLFPSASEFLRLIAVVAIAASVAFACNYVVSFLNRQPNPFCDSNADFDYSLSDSCEPCPSNGECYEGKLECAHGYRKHGKLCVEDGEINETAKKLIQEDKLWNDLDEFKLKENQGLDGPIYMYAKKRAIEMVGELLETRKNDEGVKEMKCPDLLVEYYKPITCHVQQWIAKHAFILVPLCALLIGSIWLWLKVQRRCYLSTRAGNLYHQVCEILEEHALVARSLNGEGEPWVVASWLRDHLLLPKERKDMTIWQKVEELVQEDSRLDQYPKLVKGESKVVWEWQVEGSLSSSKKRKKAEESKLKLSEGITPSLNQQNYGLKGGDWVNSITISVHAITVFGQNKRHHPYITDKESYEVDRVPCCSQKP; encoded by the exons ATGGCTTCCACTCCCAAAAAGCGGCCAAAACCCACAACCAACAAACACCACAAatctccttcttctccttcacATACCCTCCTCATTAAGGAACCCCCGCCGAACTTGTTTCCATCAGCGTCCGAGTTCTTAAGACTCATCGCCGTCGTTGCCATCGCCGCTTCCGTCGCCTTCGCCTGCAACTACGTGGTTTCGTTCCTGAATCGGCAGCCGAATCCCTTCTGCGACAGCAATGCGGATTTCGATTATTCTCTCTCCG attcCTGTGAGCCTTGTCCAAGCAATGGAGAGTGTTACGAAGGGAAGTTGGAATGTGCTCATGGATATAGAAAGCATGGGAAGCTATGTGTAGAAGATGGAGAAATAAATGAAACAGCTAAGAAACTT ATTCAGGAGGATAAGTTATGGAATGATTTAGACGAATTCAAGTTGAAGGAGAATCAGGGCTTGGATGGCcccatatatatgtatgcaaAGAAAAGAGCAATAGAGATGGTTGGTGAATTGTTGGAGACGAGGAAAAATGATGAAGG GGTCAAGGAAATGAAGTGTCCAGATTTGCTAGTCGAGTACTACAAACCAATAACCTGTCATGTCCAGCAGTGGATCGCCAAACATGCTTTTATTTTAGTGCCACTTTGTGCATTG CTCATTGGAAGCATATGGTTATGGTTGAAAGTTCAACGGAGATGTTATCTATCAACTAGAGCTGGAAACCTTTACCACCAG GTTTGCGAGATACTTGAAGAGCATGCTTTGGTTGCCAGGAGTTTAAATGGTGAGGGTGAACCTTGGGTTGTTGCTTCATGGTTAAGAGATCATCTTTTGTTGCCTAAAGAAAGGAAGGACATGACCATATGGCAAAAG GTTgaggagttggttcaggaagaTTCTCGTTTAGATCAGTACCCAAAACTGGTGAAGGGTGAATCTAAAGTGGTGTGGGAATGGCAAG TTGAAGGCTCTTTGAGCTCttcaaagaagagaaagaaggcCGAGGAAAGCAAACTGAAGTTGAGCGAAGGCATTACACCATCTTTGAATCAGCAAAACTATGGATTGAAAGGTGGTGATTGGGTAAACAG TATTACCATAAGTGTTCATGCCATTACAGTTTTCGGGCAAAACAAGAGGCACCATCCTTACATAACTGACAAGGAATCGTATGAAGTCGACAGGGTCCCCTGTTGTTCTCAGAAGCCTTGA
- the LOC131333691 gene encoding uncharacterized protein LOC131333691 isoform X3 — translation MASTPKKRPKPTTNKHHKSPSSPSHTLLIKEPPPNLFPSASEFLRLIAVVAIAASVAFACNYVVSFLNRQPNPFCDSNADFDYSLSDSCEPCPSNGECYEGKLECAHGYRKHGKLCVEDGEINETAKKLSELVETRVCEAYAQFLCEGTGVVWIQEDKLWNDLDEFKLKENQGLDGPIYMYAKKRAIEMVGELLETRKNDEGVKEMKCPDLLVEYYKPITCHVQQWIAKHAFILVPLCALLIGSIWLWLKVQRRCYLSTRAGNLYHQVCEILEEHALVARSLNGEGEPWVVASWLRDHLLLPKERKDMTIWQKVEELVQEDSRLDQYPKLVKGESKVVWEWQVEGSLSSSKKRKKAEESKLKLSEGITPSLNQQNYGLKGGDWVNSFRAKQEAPSLHN, via the exons ATGGCTTCCACTCCCAAAAAGCGGCCAAAACCCACAACCAACAAACACCACAAatctccttcttctccttcacATACCCTCCTCATTAAGGAACCCCCGCCGAACTTGTTTCCATCAGCGTCCGAGTTCTTAAGACTCATCGCCGTCGTTGCCATCGCCGCTTCCGTCGCCTTCGCCTGCAACTACGTGGTTTCGTTCCTGAATCGGCAGCCGAATCCCTTCTGCGACAGCAATGCGGATTTCGATTATTCTCTCTCCG attcCTGTGAGCCTTGTCCAAGCAATGGAGAGTGTTACGAAGGGAAGTTGGAATGTGCTCATGGATATAGAAAGCATGGGAAGCTATGTGTAGAAGATGGAGAAATAAATGAAACAGCTAAGAAACTT TCAGAATTGGTAGAAACTCGTGTCTGTGAAGCATATGCTCAATTTTTGTGCGAAGGAACTGGGGTAGTTTGG ATTCAGGAGGATAAGTTATGGAATGATTTAGACGAATTCAAGTTGAAGGAGAATCAGGGCTTGGATGGCcccatatatatgtatgcaaAGAAAAGAGCAATAGAGATGGTTGGTGAATTGTTGGAGACGAGGAAAAATGATGAAGG GGTCAAGGAAATGAAGTGTCCAGATTTGCTAGTCGAGTACTACAAACCAATAACCTGTCATGTCCAGCAGTGGATCGCCAAACATGCTTTTATTTTAGTGCCACTTTGTGCATTG CTCATTGGAAGCATATGGTTATGGTTGAAAGTTCAACGGAGATGTTATCTATCAACTAGAGCTGGAAACCTTTACCACCAG GTTTGCGAGATACTTGAAGAGCATGCTTTGGTTGCCAGGAGTTTAAATGGTGAGGGTGAACCTTGGGTTGTTGCTTCATGGTTAAGAGATCATCTTTTGTTGCCTAAAGAAAGGAAGGACATGACCATATGGCAAAAG GTTgaggagttggttcaggaagaTTCTCGTTTAGATCAGTACCCAAAACTGGTGAAGGGTGAATCTAAAGTGGTGTGGGAATGGCAAG TTGAAGGCTCTTTGAGCTCttcaaagaagagaaagaaggcCGAGGAAAGCAAACTGAAGTTGAGCGAAGGCATTACACCATCTTTGAATCAGCAAAACTATGGATTGAAAGGTGGTGATTGGGTAAACAG TTTTCGGGCAAAACAAGAGGCACCATCCTTACATAACTGA
- the LOC131333691 gene encoding uncharacterized protein LOC131333691 isoform X1 has protein sequence MASTPKKRPKPTTNKHHKSPSSPSHTLLIKEPPPNLFPSASEFLRLIAVVAIAASVAFACNYVVSFLNRQPNPFCDSNADFDYSLSDSCEPCPSNGECYEGKLECAHGYRKHGKLCVEDGEINETAKKLSELVETRVCEAYAQFLCEGTGVVWIQEDKLWNDLDEFKLKENQGLDGPIYMYAKKRAIEMVGELLETRKNDEGVKEMKCPDLLVEYYKPITCHVQQWIAKHAFILVPLCALLIGSIWLWLKVQRRCYLSTRAGNLYHQVCEILEEHALVARSLNGEGEPWVVASWLRDHLLLPKERKDMTIWQKVEELVQEDSRLDQYPKLVKGESKVVWEWQVEGSLSSSKKRKKAEESKLKLSEGITPSLNQQNYGLKGGDWVNSITISVHAITVFGQNKRHHPYITDKESYEVDRVPCCSQKP, from the exons ATGGCTTCCACTCCCAAAAAGCGGCCAAAACCCACAACCAACAAACACCACAAatctccttcttctccttcacATACCCTCCTCATTAAGGAACCCCCGCCGAACTTGTTTCCATCAGCGTCCGAGTTCTTAAGACTCATCGCCGTCGTTGCCATCGCCGCTTCCGTCGCCTTCGCCTGCAACTACGTGGTTTCGTTCCTGAATCGGCAGCCGAATCCCTTCTGCGACAGCAATGCGGATTTCGATTATTCTCTCTCCG attcCTGTGAGCCTTGTCCAAGCAATGGAGAGTGTTACGAAGGGAAGTTGGAATGTGCTCATGGATATAGAAAGCATGGGAAGCTATGTGTAGAAGATGGAGAAATAAATGAAACAGCTAAGAAACTT TCAGAATTGGTAGAAACTCGTGTCTGTGAAGCATATGCTCAATTTTTGTGCGAAGGAACTGGGGTAGTTTGG ATTCAGGAGGATAAGTTATGGAATGATTTAGACGAATTCAAGTTGAAGGAGAATCAGGGCTTGGATGGCcccatatatatgtatgcaaAGAAAAGAGCAATAGAGATGGTTGGTGAATTGTTGGAGACGAGGAAAAATGATGAAGG GGTCAAGGAAATGAAGTGTCCAGATTTGCTAGTCGAGTACTACAAACCAATAACCTGTCATGTCCAGCAGTGGATCGCCAAACATGCTTTTATTTTAGTGCCACTTTGTGCATTG CTCATTGGAAGCATATGGTTATGGTTGAAAGTTCAACGGAGATGTTATCTATCAACTAGAGCTGGAAACCTTTACCACCAG GTTTGCGAGATACTTGAAGAGCATGCTTTGGTTGCCAGGAGTTTAAATGGTGAGGGTGAACCTTGGGTTGTTGCTTCATGGTTAAGAGATCATCTTTTGTTGCCTAAAGAAAGGAAGGACATGACCATATGGCAAAAG GTTgaggagttggttcaggaagaTTCTCGTTTAGATCAGTACCCAAAACTGGTGAAGGGTGAATCTAAAGTGGTGTGGGAATGGCAAG TTGAAGGCTCTTTGAGCTCttcaaagaagagaaagaaggcCGAGGAAAGCAAACTGAAGTTGAGCGAAGGCATTACACCATCTTTGAATCAGCAAAACTATGGATTGAAAGGTGGTGATTGGGTAAACAG TATTACCATAAGTGTTCATGCCATTACAGTTTTCGGGCAAAACAAGAGGCACCATCCTTACATAACTGACAAGGAATCGTATGAAGTCGACAGGGTCCCCTGTTGTTCTCAGAAGCCTTGA